The Aureibacillus halotolerans genome includes a region encoding these proteins:
- a CDS encoding lysine N(6)-hydroxylase/L-ornithine N(5)-oxygenase family protein, whose amino-acid sequence MEKSFDYEMIGIGAGPYGLGLAAMLEQNEISALFFERRNSFAWHPGMLIENANLQVPFLADLATLIDPTSPYTYLNYLKVHNRLQKFFFYQRLEVPREEYSRYLEWVGQSLASVRLGHEVVAVEDDLESGGYNVHVKNLETQVVDSYSAKHIAVATGNEPSLPAGVEVDPEEGVFHSMTYMHNRELCRRASSVLVIGSGQSAAEIYLDLLTDQRTDSSRELSWVTRSPGFFQLESAKLGQELFSLDYVHYFHELSASARRDALPTLSQLRKGIDPETLRAIYDELYEQSIDHRLKTTIQAMASFVARQNKKVTFKQWQEDKEFSMNADVIIFATGDQPRLPDWIKANYSEKLTWEDEKAGEYAVDKNYRLQFKTPRDRHIYALTNLVHSHGAGATNLGLATYRNAQIVNDVAGSTIYDVPEKTVFQQFSPKA is encoded by the coding sequence ATGGAAAAGTCGTTTGACTACGAAATGATAGGCATTGGGGCAGGTCCATATGGTTTAGGTTTAGCTGCAATGCTTGAACAAAATGAAATCAGTGCTTTGTTTTTTGAACGCCGCAACAGCTTCGCCTGGCATCCAGGCATGCTCATTGAAAATGCCAACCTGCAAGTCCCCTTTTTGGCTGATTTAGCTACGCTTATTGATCCAACCTCTCCATATACCTATTTAAATTATTTGAAAGTCCACAACCGTCTACAGAAATTTTTCTTTTACCAACGGTTAGAAGTGCCTAGAGAAGAATACAGTCGTTATCTAGAATGGGTCGGACAATCCCTCGCCTCTGTCAGACTAGGGCATGAGGTTGTTGCTGTGGAGGATGACCTGGAGTCCGGTGGATACAATGTACATGTGAAAAACCTCGAGACACAGGTTGTCGACAGCTACTCCGCAAAGCATATTGCCGTAGCGACAGGCAATGAGCCCAGTTTGCCTGCTGGAGTAGAAGTCGATCCTGAGGAAGGCGTATTTCATTCAATGACCTATATGCACAATCGAGAGCTTTGCCGAAGAGCATCTTCTGTACTCGTCATAGGTTCTGGTCAAAGTGCAGCTGAAATTTATTTGGACCTGCTTACAGACCAACGAACCGATTCATCTCGTGAACTGTCATGGGTGACGCGCTCGCCAGGTTTTTTTCAACTCGAATCAGCAAAGCTAGGGCAAGAATTATTTTCACTGGACTACGTTCACTATTTTCATGAGCTCTCCGCAAGTGCTAGGCGTGATGCGCTCCCAACGCTTTCACAGCTTCGAAAAGGAATTGATCCAGAAACGTTGCGTGCAATTTACGACGAGCTATATGAGCAATCCATTGACCATCGACTCAAAACGACGATACAAGCGATGGCGTCGTTTGTTGCTCGTCAAAATAAGAAAGTAACGTTTAAGCAATGGCAGGAGGACAAGGAATTTTCGATGAACGCAGACGTTATTATTTTTGCAACGGGTGATCAGCCAAGGCTTCCTGACTGGATTAAGGCAAATTATAGCGAAAAGCTCACCTGGGAAGATGAGAAGGCCGGGGAATATGCGGTCGACAAAAACTATCGCTTGCAGTTTAAAACACCACGGGATCGTCACATCTACGCGCTCACAAACCTTGTGCATAGCCACGGTGCAGGAGCAACCAACTTAGGTTTAGCCACCTATCGTAATGCACAGATTGTCAATGATGTGGCCGGGAGTACGATCTATGATGTTCCAGAAAAAACGGTTTTTCAACAGTTTAGTCCTAAGGCGTAG
- a CDS encoding AraC family transcriptional regulator, protein MTLYQYHLSEFPNGNTLFPFHIDLHTISTTFHTHRHDFLECAYVVSGHGVEEVNGHSFTLEPGTVTFIRPFDTHSIYCDTPSDPLMIYNINFRSELFTSWELASSSLYPLFYERERWPQSHVQLTMDQKKIATMLSEEMLRLYENHETHRHVLLQAKLGELLLLFFEAAKETPPPPTKHERSADIWEVMDYLHAHFRLPLQQKALAGKFHMSASQLSEKMNAISGKSFTDNLHELRIRYACSLLFSTRMPIGDIAEACGFNSFKTFSRVFKDQMGETPSAFRNQAHHASPTP, encoded by the coding sequence TTGACGCTGTATCAATATCACTTATCGGAATTTCCAAACGGCAATACTCTTTTTCCGTTCCATATTGACCTCCATACCATTTCTACCACATTTCACACTCATCGCCATGATTTTTTAGAGTGTGCCTATGTCGTATCCGGGCATGGAGTGGAGGAGGTCAACGGTCACTCCTTTACACTCGAGCCTGGGACTGTCACCTTCATTAGACCGTTTGATACCCATTCAATTTACTGCGATACACCAAGTGATCCTTTAATGATCTATAACATTAACTTCAGGTCTGAATTATTTACTTCTTGGGAGCTTGCCTCCTCTTCACTTTATCCTCTGTTCTATGAACGAGAACGTTGGCCCCAAAGTCATGTCCAGTTGACGATGGATCAAAAGAAAATAGCAACAATGCTTTCAGAAGAAATGCTCCGATTGTATGAAAATCACGAGACGCACCGCCATGTACTCTTGCAGGCAAAGCTAGGAGAACTACTCCTACTTTTTTTTGAAGCTGCAAAAGAAACGCCTCCCCCGCCAACCAAGCACGAACGTTCGGCTGATATTTGGGAGGTGATGGACTATCTTCATGCCCATTTCAGATTGCCACTACAGCAAAAAGCGCTCGCTGGGAAATTTCACATGAGCGCTTCGCAGTTAAGTGAGAAAATGAACGCCATTTCGGGAAAATCATTTACAGACAACCTTCATGAGCTGCGCATTCGGTATGCGTGCAGTCTGCTCTTTTCAACGAGGATGCCTATTGGCGATATTGCCGAAGCCTGTGGATTCAATTCCTTTAAAACCTTTTCTAGAGTGTTTAAAGATCAGATGGGCGAGACGCCTTCTGCCTTTAGGAACCAAGCCCATCATGCGTCCCCTACGCCTTAG
- a CDS encoding prolyl oligopeptidase family serine peptidase, giving the protein MLEKVLDQKQIKVEKLPYLLALPPGHNKTSSSSYPLVLFLHGRGERGSDLEKVRTQGLPKAMEGWRESPFIMVAPQCPEDSYWPFLLESLLSLLDDVCERYAVDQQRIYLTGLSMGGYGSWFLSLKAPDRFAAVAPICGVGIPTLADALKDTAVWAFHGEKDTVVPVEHTKTMVSAINKAGGHAKLTIYPEADHDSWTVTYENPEFFSWMLKQKKM; this is encoded by the coding sequence TTGTTAGAGAAAGTGTTGGATCAAAAGCAAATAAAGGTGGAGAAACTGCCCTATTTGTTGGCTTTACCACCGGGTCATAATAAAACAAGCAGCTCTTCTTACCCCCTCGTTTTGTTTCTGCATGGGCGTGGGGAGAGAGGCAGTGATCTTGAGAAAGTACGTACACAAGGTCTGCCAAAAGCGATGGAGGGCTGGAGGGAGTCCCCGTTTATCATGGTGGCACCTCAATGTCCAGAGGATTCGTACTGGCCATTCTTGCTCGAATCACTTCTGTCTTTACTCGACGACGTTTGTGAGAGGTACGCTGTCGATCAACAGAGAATTTACCTGACAGGACTAAGCATGGGTGGGTATGGGAGTTGGTTCCTAAGTTTGAAAGCACCCGATCGATTCGCGGCAGTCGCACCAATCTGTGGCGTCGGCATACCGACATTAGCCGATGCGTTAAAAGATACTGCGGTGTGGGCGTTTCATGGTGAGAAGGATACAGTTGTTCCTGTAGAGCATACAAAAACGATGGTGTCGGCTATCAATAAAGCAGGAGGCCACGCTAAGCTAACCATTTATCCCGAAGCAGATCATGATTCTTGGACAGTGACGTACGAAAATCCCGAATTCTTTTCCTGGATGTTGAAACAAAAAAAGATGTAA